The following proteins come from a genomic window of Lycium ferocissimum isolate CSIRO_LF1 chromosome 4, AGI_CSIRO_Lferr_CH_V1, whole genome shotgun sequence:
- the LOC132053684 gene encoding uncharacterized protein LOC132053684, with translation MVDDKSKQTVKGDFRPLTQLFKSKPPFPQRRCPIFIKYLKEPLTKKETVQLETLSLTHTVSSIISTTLFVQKKGDPGAFTIRCSVGYHDFARTLCDKGASINLMPLAIYNKSGLGIPRPTTMRLQMADRSIKRLVGVINDVLV, from the exons ATGGTTGATGATAAGAGCAAGCAGACTGTAAAGGGGGATTTTCGCCCTTTGACTCAGCTTTTCAAATCTAAACCTCCCTTTCCTCAAAG GAGATGCCCAATTTTTATTAAGTACTTGAAAGAACCGTTGACCAAAAAGGAGACAGTGCAACTTGAAACCTTGAGTTTGACTCATACCGTGAGTTCCATTATTTCAACAACTCTTTTTGTCCAGAAAAAGGGAGATCCTGGGGCGTTCACCATTCGTTGTTCTGTTGGGTACCATGATTTTGCTCGTACTTTGTGTGATAAAGGGGCGAGTATAAATTTGATGCCACTTGCTATCTACAATAAATCAGGTTTGGGAATACCAAGGCCGACTACTATGAGATTACAGATGGCTGATAGATCTATTAAGAGGTTGGTCGGCGTAATTAATGATGTTCTTGTGTAG